The following coding sequences lie in one Halorarum halophilum genomic window:
- a CDS encoding electron transfer flavoprotein subunit beta/FixA family protein produces MKILVTVKEVAEAADDFEIDGLDIGEQYLEYDLNEWDDYAIEAGVQLSEEFDDVEVVSATIGPERSEETIRMALAKGVDRAVRVWDDDVAAADLDVAAKTRLLAAVAAEEDPDLILTGVQANDDGFGATGVSLADELGFEWAAVVNHLEMSEDLSTAHVHRELEGGVDEVTEVDLPAVLTIQTGLNQPRYASLRGIRQAQSKEIAAKGLDDLGLDADAVASPIERTSMYEPESESDAVYFEGDADEQAAQLADVLTEKGVVGE; encoded by the coding sequence ATGAAGATCCTCGTGACCGTGAAGGAGGTCGCGGAAGCCGCCGACGACTTCGAGATCGACGGGCTGGACATCGGGGAGCAGTACCTCGAGTACGACCTCAACGAGTGGGACGACTACGCCATCGAGGCCGGGGTACAGCTCTCCGAGGAGTTCGACGACGTCGAGGTCGTCTCGGCGACTATCGGCCCCGAGCGCAGCGAGGAGACGATCCGCATGGCGCTCGCGAAGGGCGTCGACCGCGCCGTCCGTGTCTGGGACGACGACGTCGCCGCCGCCGACCTCGACGTGGCGGCGAAGACGCGACTCCTCGCGGCGGTCGCGGCGGAGGAGGACCCCGACCTGATCCTCACCGGCGTCCAGGCGAACGACGACGGCTTCGGCGCCACCGGCGTCTCGCTCGCCGACGAACTCGGCTTCGAGTGGGCCGCGGTCGTCAACCACCTCGAGATGTCCGAGGACCTCTCGACGGCACACGTCCACCGCGAACTGGAGGGCGGCGTCGACGAGGTGACCGAGGTCGACCTCCCGGCGGTACTCACCATCCAGACCGGCCTCAACCAGCCCCGGTACGCGAGCCTGCGGGGCATCCGCCAGGCGCAGTCGAAGGAGATCGCGGCGAAGGGGCTCGACGACCTCGGCCTCGACGCCGACGCGGTCGCCTCGCCCATCGAGCGCACGAGCATGTACGAGCCGGAGTCGGAGTCCGACGCGGTGTACTTCGAGGGCGACGCCGACGAGCAGGCCGCGCAGTTGGCCGACGTGCTCACGGAGAAGGGGGTGGTCGGCGAATGA
- a CDS encoding type IV pilin produces MSSGRASAPALGVALLLLVAVSLSAAVGAAAFGTVGATTSPPPTASIALEVEDGTLAFAHRGGDALDVRTLRLEVEVDGTALTHQPPVPFFAARGFVSGPTGPFNAATDPMWTAGERATVEPAGTNAPDIVRGATVTVDVYAGDHRLVRLTAVG; encoded by the coding sequence GTGTCGTCCGGTCGTGCCTCCGCGCCCGCCCTGGGCGTCGCACTGCTCCTGCTCGTCGCGGTGAGTCTCTCGGCCGCCGTCGGAGCCGCCGCGTTCGGTACGGTCGGAGCCACGACGTCCCCTCCGCCGACAGCGAGCATCGCGCTGGAGGTCGAGGACGGGACGCTCGCGTTCGCCCATCGCGGTGGCGACGCGCTCGACGTCCGAACCCTCCGGTTGGAGGTCGAAGTGGACGGAACAGCCCTCACCCACCAGCCGCCGGTACCGTTCTTCGCGGCGCGCGGGTTCGTCTCCGGACCGACCGGACCGTTCAACGCGGCCACGGACCCGATGTGGACCGCCGGCGAGCGTGCGACCGTGGAACCGGCGGGGACGAACGCGCCGGACATCGTGCGGGGCGCGACCGTGACGGTCGACGTCTACGCCGGCGATCACCGGCTGGTCAGGCTCACGGCGGTCGGCTGA
- a CDS encoding polyprenyl synthetase family protein, with product MEYLERRVAMVDDRLAEVTGSVEPAELSAELEHVALAGGKRVRPTVTLLVCETAGGDPEDAVDFAVGAELVHNASLVVDDIIDRSDVRRGTSSAWAEFGYGPAIVASDGMLGEAFGLFSRDERAMQVVAEAMVELGEGEATELVARPTNEEEYMELARRKTGALFRAAAELGAVAADADGFTVESFGEYAERVGIAFQIRDDVLDATADAEELGKPTGQDEAVDRPSLLQVTDLTPEEADERARTEADRALEALETATIEDSEASEYLRDLAEFVVVRER from the coding sequence ATGGAGTACCTGGAGCGCCGGGTCGCGATGGTGGACGACCGGCTGGCGGAGGTGACGGGGTCGGTCGAGCCGGCGGAGCTCTCGGCGGAGCTCGAACACGTCGCGCTCGCGGGGGGCAAGCGCGTCCGCCCCACTGTCACGCTCCTCGTCTGCGAGACGGCCGGCGGCGACCCGGAGGACGCGGTCGACTTCGCGGTCGGCGCGGAACTCGTCCACAACGCCTCGCTCGTCGTCGACGACATCATCGACCGGTCGGACGTCCGCCGTGGGACCTCGAGCGCCTGGGCGGAGTTCGGCTACGGTCCCGCCATCGTCGCCTCCGACGGCATGCTCGGCGAGGCGTTCGGGCTGTTCTCGCGGGACGAGCGGGCGATGCAGGTCGTGGCGGAGGCCATGGTCGAACTCGGCGAGGGGGAGGCAACTGAACTGGTCGCCCGGCCCACCAACGAGGAGGAGTACATGGAACTCGCCCGCCGGAAGACGGGCGCGCTGTTCCGCGCGGCCGCCGAACTCGGGGCGGTCGCCGCCGACGCGGACGGCTTCACGGTGGAGTCGTTCGGCGAGTACGCCGAGCGCGTCGGGATCGCGTTCCAGATCCGCGACGACGTGCTCGACGCGACGGCGGATGCCGAGGAACTCGGCAAGCCGACCGGACAGGACGAGGCTGTGGACCGACCGTCGCTGCTGCAGGTGACCGATCTCACCCCGGAGGAGGCCGACGAGCGCGCCCGCACGGAGGCCGACCGCGCGCTGGAGGCCCTGGAGACGGCGACCATCGAGGACTCGGAGGCGTCCGAGTACCTGCGCGACCTGGCGGAGTTCGTCGTCGTTCGGGAGCGGTGA
- the glpK gene encoding glycerol kinase GlpK — translation MTQDTYVGAVDQGTTGTRFMVFDHDGAVVANAYEKHEQIYPEPGWVEHDPIEIWENTKSVISEALREASLDPDQLEGIGVTNQRETTMLWDADSGRPVHNALVWQDRRTTRRVEELEDDGRVEEIREKTGLEPDAYFSATKAEWLLDNADPIKLQRSRPEDIRDRAASGEILFGTIDSWIVWNLTGNHITDVTNASRTMLYNIRETEWDDDLLAEFDVPREMLPEVRPSSDDDYYGYTDADGFLGAEVPVAGALGDQQAALFGQTCFDEGDAKNTYGTGSFFLMNTGNEAVKSDHGLLTTIGFQRSGEPVQYALEGAIFITGAAIEWLEDVDLIDNPAQTAELARSVDSTDGVYLVPAFTGLGAPHWDQRARGTIVGMTRGTGKEHIVRATLESIAYQTRDVAEAMEADSGIEMGTLRVDGGAVKNNFLCQLQSNIIGTDLVRPVVDETTALGSAYAAGLAVGYWETVDELRDNWQVDREFTPEMDAERADRMYSRWDDAVERAKDWARDEEE, via the coding sequence ATGACACAGGACACCTACGTTGGCGCGGTCGACCAGGGCACCACCGGAACCCGATTCATGGTCTTCGACCACGACGGGGCGGTCGTCGCCAACGCGTACGAGAAGCACGAACAGATCTACCCCGAACCCGGCTGGGTCGAGCACGACCCGATCGAGATCTGGGAGAACACGAAGTCCGTCATCTCGGAGGCGCTCCGTGAGGCCAGTCTCGACCCCGACCAGCTCGAGGGGATCGGGGTGACGAACCAGCGGGAGACGACGATGCTGTGGGACGCGGACTCCGGCAGGCCCGTCCACAACGCGCTCGTCTGGCAGGACCGCCGGACCACGAGGCGCGTCGAGGAACTCGAGGACGACGGACGCGTCGAGGAGATCCGCGAGAAGACCGGGCTCGAACCCGACGCGTACTTCTCCGCGACGAAGGCCGAGTGGCTGCTCGACAACGCGGACCCCATCAAGCTCCAGCGGTCGCGCCCGGAGGACATCCGCGACCGCGCGGCGAGCGGGGAGATCCTCTTCGGCACCATCGACTCGTGGATCGTCTGGAACCTCACGGGCAACCACATCACGGACGTCACGAACGCCTCGCGGACGATGCTGTACAACATCCGCGAGACTGAGTGGGACGACGACCTCCTCGCTGAGTTCGACGTCCCCCGGGAGATGCTGCCCGAGGTCCGCCCGTCCAGCGACGACGACTACTACGGCTACACCGACGCTGACGGCTTCCTCGGCGCCGAGGTCCCCGTCGCGGGCGCGCTCGGCGACCAGCAGGCGGCGCTGTTCGGGCAAACCTGCTTCGACGAGGGCGACGCGAAGAACACCTACGGCACGGGGTCGTTCTTCCTGATGAACACCGGCAACGAGGCCGTCAAGAGCGACCACGGCCTCCTCACGACCATCGGCTTCCAGCGCTCGGGCGAGCCGGTCCAGTACGCCCTCGAGGGCGCGATCTTCATCACGGGCGCGGCGATCGAGTGGCTGGAGGACGTCGATCTCATCGACAACCCCGCCCAGACCGCCGAACTCGCTCGGTCCGTCGACTCCACGGACGGCGTGTACCTCGTCCCCGCGTTCACGGGGCTCGGCGCGCCCCACTGGGACCAGCGCGCCCGCGGCACTATCGTCGGGATGACCCGCGGGACGGGCAAGGAACACATCGTCCGCGCGACCCTGGAGTCCATCGCGTACCAGACGCGCGACGTCGCCGAGGCGATGGAGGCGGACTCCGGCATCGAGATGGGGACGCTCCGCGTCGACGGCGGCGCGGTCAAGAACAACTTCCTCTGTCAGCTCCAGTCGAACATCATCGGCACGGACCTCGTCCGGCCGGTGGTCGACGAGACGACCGCGCTCGGTTCCGCGTACGCCGCCGGCCTCGCCGTCGGTTACTGGGAGACCGTCGACGAGCTCCGCGACAACTGGCAGGTCGACCGGGAGTTCACGCCCGAGATGGACGCCGAACGGGCGGACAGGATGTACAGCCGATGGGACGACGCCGTCGAGCGCGCCAAGGACTGGGCGCGCGACGAGGAGGAGTAG
- a CDS encoding DUF7096 domain-containing protein: MRVAPVVLALLLVCSAVAGAGVAPTLQDDGADAETTPPTDSRTVGVTAVTANATNVSGQHRILSLPESNVSNARIDEARLDAGVAVDVDAGVAAERMETIALRQRVEAAETNDERQRRILDGMNELEKRAVTLRSNQRTAISAYAAGNIDARTLYVRLARVQAEADALEHRLEVLTALAEDTEGTTIDGGRTAALKLQLREFDGPVRQRASGAIRGNEPPTRVYAAASRNSIVLTTVIDGEYVREVYRGDLRSLSSSTIPYNLQENITSRSYPEIWAESGSLDSTDSGGTAVIDVPFAAGHLTAFIDGGSERVFKEHQRIHLANVSTGEVRERTIDLTLRVNRTYAGGPLRIEVLDPDTDEPVDAAIRIATNGQGSTRIGATGDDGVLWTVAPRGNFVVTAIDEDSDDLSTIELSSGTPLTVEDAYQPNASDGVS; the protein is encoded by the coding sequence ATGAGAGTCGCCCCCGTGGTCCTCGCCCTCCTCCTCGTCTGCTCCGCCGTCGCCGGTGCAGGGGTCGCCCCCACCCTCCAAGACGACGGTGCGGACGCGGAGACGACGCCTCCGACCGATTCACGGACCGTCGGCGTGACCGCCGTCACCGCGAACGCGACGAACGTCTCCGGCCAGCACCGCATCCTCTCGCTCCCCGAGTCGAACGTCTCGAACGCACGTATCGACGAGGCACGACTCGACGCCGGCGTCGCGGTCGACGTCGATGCCGGCGTCGCCGCAGAACGAATGGAGACCATCGCGCTCCGCCAGCGCGTCGAGGCGGCCGAGACGAACGACGAACGGCAGCGTCGCATCCTCGACGGGATGAACGAACTGGAAAAGCGGGCCGTCACGCTTCGGTCGAATCAGCGGACCGCCATCTCGGCGTACGCTGCGGGCAACATCGACGCCCGGACGCTCTACGTCCGACTGGCGCGAGTCCAGGCCGAAGCCGATGCGTTGGAACACCGACTCGAGGTACTCACCGCGCTCGCCGAGGATACCGAGGGGACCACGATCGACGGTGGTCGAACCGCGGCACTCAAACTTCAACTCCGCGAGTTCGACGGCCCAGTTCGCCAGCGTGCGAGCGGAGCGATCCGTGGCAACGAACCACCGACACGTGTCTACGCCGCCGCGAGCCGGAATAGCATCGTGTTGACGACCGTCATCGACGGCGAGTACGTGCGTGAAGTATATCGCGGCGACCTTCGGTCGCTGTCAAGCAGCACCATTCCGTACAACCTCCAGGAGAACATCACCTCGCGGAGCTACCCGGAGATCTGGGCCGAATCGGGCAGTTTGGATAGCACTGACTCCGGGGGAACAGCAGTCATCGATGTTCCGTTCGCGGCCGGACATCTCACGGCCTTCATCGATGGCGGAAGTGAACGCGTGTTCAAGGAGCACCAGCGCATTCACCTCGCGAACGTGTCGACGGGCGAGGTTCGGGAGCGGACCATCGACCTGACGCTCCGGGTCAACAGAACGTATGCGGGCGGTCCGCTCCGGATCGAGGTGCTCGACCCCGATACGGACGAACCGGTCGACGCTGCGATCCGGATCGCGACGAACGGGCAAGGGAGCACCAGGATCGGCGCGACCGGTGACGACGGGGTTCTCTGGACGGTCGCCCCGCGCGGGAACTTCGTCGTGACCGCCATCGACGAGGACTCGGACGACCTCTCGACGATCGAACTCTCGTCGGGCACTCCGCTCACCGTCGAGGACGCGTACCAGCCGAACGCGAGCGACGGCGTCTCGTAG
- a CDS encoding creatininase family protein encodes MELTEATWTEVRAAAPDAALLPVGSTEQHGPHAPLGTDSLTAQAVANAASDRAGDGVVVAPPVHVGVAEEHRAFDGTLWVSPDTFRAYVRETVESLAYHGIDRVVLVNGHGGNLEALAEVARRVSRDGSTGAYAVSFTWFRAVGEHSAEMGHGGKLETAMLRHVAPGLVREERIDEAREGGTDRWGKWVRGVNLAHDSDEFTGNGVVGDPGAGDAALGGELLDRASDALTEVLAAVRER; translated from the coding sequence ATGGAGCTGACCGAGGCGACCTGGACCGAGGTGCGAGCGGCCGCGCCCGACGCCGCGCTCCTCCCGGTCGGGAGCACCGAACAGCACGGTCCCCACGCGCCGCTCGGAACCGACTCGCTGACGGCCCAGGCCGTCGCCAACGCCGCCTCGGACCGTGCCGGAGACGGGGTCGTCGTCGCCCCGCCGGTCCACGTCGGCGTCGCCGAGGAGCACCGGGCGTTCGACGGGACCCTCTGGGTGTCGCCGGATACCTTCCGCGCGTACGTCCGCGAGACGGTGGAGAGCCTCGCGTACCACGGCATCGACCGGGTCGTGCTGGTGAACGGTCACGGGGGGAACCTCGAGGCACTGGCCGAGGTCGCCCGCCGCGTCTCGCGCGACGGGTCGACCGGCGCCTACGCGGTCTCGTTCACCTGGTTCAGGGCCGTCGGAGAGCACTCCGCGGAGATGGGCCACGGCGGGAAACTGGAGACCGCGATGCTCCGACACGTGGCGCCGGGACTTGTTCGCGAGGAACGGATCGACGAGGCGCGCGAGGGCGGGACGGATCGGTGGGGGAAGTGGGTCCGCGGCGTCAACCTCGCGCACGACAGCGACGAGTTCACCGGGAACGGCGTGGTCGGGGACCCGGGTGCGGGGGACGCGGCGCTCGGTGGCGAGCTGCTCGACCGGGCGAGCGACGCACTGACCGAGGTGCTCGCGGCGGTGCGAGAGCGGTAG
- a CDS encoding electron transfer flavoprotein subunit alpha/FixB family protein has translation MSADVLAVAEHRRGDLRDVSFEVISAGRQLADALGGELHLAVIAGNVDDFAEKLNREGVDVVHTVSDGAEFNHDLYHGALEALFADLEPAALLMPNSVNGLDYAPAVANALGLPYVSDAVDFDYDGGLEATREMYASKVETTIAVEETPFAVTIRGGEWNPTEEPGEAAIEPFEFEFDADAAGSRVKGFEEAGGGDVDISDAEFLVSIGRGIEEEENLKLVEELAEITGATLSSSRPIVDNGWLPKNRQVGQSGKQVTPDVYLAIGISGAVQHVAGMKGAETIIAVNTDPNAPIFDIADYGVVGDLFDVVPALIEQFS, from the coding sequence ATGAGCGCCGACGTGCTCGCCGTCGCCGAACACCGTCGCGGCGACCTCCGCGACGTGAGCTTCGAGGTGATCTCGGCGGGTCGCCAACTCGCGGACGCGCTCGGAGGCGAACTCCACCTCGCGGTCATCGCCGGCAACGTGGACGACTTCGCGGAGAAACTGAACCGCGAGGGCGTGGACGTCGTCCACACCGTCTCCGACGGTGCGGAGTTCAACCACGACCTGTACCACGGCGCGCTCGAAGCGCTGTTCGCGGACCTCGAACCGGCCGCGCTGCTCATGCCGAACTCGGTGAACGGCCTCGATTACGCTCCCGCGGTCGCGAACGCGCTGGGGCTCCCGTACGTCTCCGACGCCGTCGACTTCGACTACGACGGCGGGTTGGAGGCGACTCGCGAGATGTACGCCTCGAAGGTCGAGACGACCATCGCCGTCGAGGAGACGCCGTTCGCCGTCACGATCCGCGGCGGCGAGTGGAACCCGACGGAGGAGCCGGGCGAGGCGGCCATCGAGCCGTTCGAGTTCGAGTTCGACGCTGACGCGGCGGGTTCGCGCGTCAAGGGCTTCGAGGAGGCCGGCGGCGGCGACGTCGACATCTCCGACGCGGAGTTCCTCGTCTCCATCGGCCGCGGCATCGAGGAGGAGGAGAACCTCAAACTCGTCGAGGAACTCGCCGAGATCACGGGCGCCACGCTCTCCTCCTCGCGCCCCATCGTCGACAACGGCTGGCTCCCGAAGAACCGCCAGGTCGGCCAGTCGGGCAAGCAGGTGACGCCCGACGTCTACCTCGCAATCGGTATCTCCGGGGCCGTCCAGCACGTCGCGGGGATGAAGGGCGCGGAGACCATCATCGCGGTCAACACCGACCCGAACGCACCCATCTTCGACATCGCGGACTACGGCGTCGTCGGGGACCTGTTCGACGTAGTGCCGGCGCTGATCGAGCAATTCTCCTGA
- a CDS encoding DUF5790 family protein: MAQTTFDEDELFGEATEEARADVEEHLRNAKAALPTADAVWETDADNVLGALNGLRSALDTGDATEELRQAKKSYVMGERAGAFEDDEELAAEIEDVTELLGTIEDAHEQVGELTSTIPGLRSQLEEAHAEGADAEADDADAEEAEA; encoded by the coding sequence ATGGCACAGACCACGTTCGACGAGGACGAGCTGTTCGGCGAGGCGACCGAGGAGGCCCGCGCGGACGTCGAGGAGCACCTCCGGAACGCCAAGGCGGCGCTCCCCACGGCCGACGCGGTGTGGGAGACCGACGCCGACAACGTTCTCGGCGCGCTGAACGGGCTCCGCTCCGCCCTCGACACGGGCGACGCCACCGAGGAGCTCCGCCAGGCGAAGAAGAGCTACGTCATGGGCGAACGCGCGGGCGCGTTCGAGGACGACGAGGAACTCGCGGCCGAGATCGAGGACGTGACGGAGCTCCTCGGGACCATCGAGGACGCCCACGAACAGGTGGGCGAACTCACGAGCACCATCCCCGGACTCCGGAGCCAGCTCGAGGAGGCGCACGCCGAGGGCGCCGACGCGGAGGCGGACGACGCCGACGCGGAGGAGGCGGAGGCGTAG
- a CDS encoding helix-turn-helix transcriptional regulator, translating to MRHVALLLAVLCLLAPLTVVGASAATDGDAHDAPRPAVATPFEATETSFTISLQSDGDARWTVAVLYRFEDEEAQSAFETYAEEYESGDSSTGPSADVFRNAASVASNTTNREMSVRSVNRTAELRNETAGVLRLRFTWTDFLERRSTGEYVLGDVFVSGSEETWFRTLGAGQRVVIQPPPGYTTTNVSVGDARNRIVNRNIVISDPYTFADGDIAITYEPGSQPQPFWQDTQVLLGSAGLLVLLVTAVYIVSRRRNGVGRGHTEHGGTSKVLPPGDSPGEASALAASADGNDGGDGTGGGGSGANDPDEPAPEPAPELLSDEERVERLLDRNGGRMRQADIVKETGWSDAKVSQLLSTMAEDGEVEKLRLGRENLISLPDEEGEDGDPDGDDR from the coding sequence ATGCGGCACGTAGCCCTCCTCCTCGCGGTCCTCTGCCTCCTCGCCCCACTCACAGTCGTCGGCGCGTCCGCTGCCACCGACGGCGATGCCCACGACGCCCCGCGGCCGGCGGTCGCGACCCCGTTCGAAGCCACGGAGACGAGCTTCACCATCTCGCTCCAGAGCGACGGCGATGCTCGTTGGACCGTCGCCGTCCTCTACCGGTTCGAGGACGAGGAGGCCCAGAGCGCCTTCGAGACGTACGCCGAGGAGTACGAGTCCGGCGACTCCTCCACCGGACCGTCGGCGGACGTGTTCCGGAACGCCGCCTCCGTGGCCTCGAACACGACGAATCGCGAGATGTCCGTTCGGAGCGTAAATCGGACCGCCGAACTGCGGAACGAGACGGCCGGCGTCCTCCGCCTCCGCTTCACCTGGACGGACTTCCTCGAGCGCCGATCGACCGGGGAGTACGTGCTCGGGGACGTGTTCGTCAGCGGGTCGGAGGAGACGTGGTTCCGGACGCTCGGGGCCGGCCAGCGAGTCGTCATCCAGCCGCCGCCAGGCTACACCACGACCAACGTGTCGGTCGGCGACGCGCGCAACCGGATCGTCAATCGGAATATCGTCATCTCGGACCCGTACACGTTCGCCGACGGCGATATCGCGATCACGTACGAGCCAGGGAGCCAGCCCCAGCCGTTCTGGCAGGACACACAGGTCCTCCTCGGATCCGCGGGGTTGCTCGTCCTGCTCGTGACGGCCGTGTACATCGTTTCGCGTCGGCGGAACGGGGTTGGTCGCGGTCACACAGAGCACGGCGGGACGAGCAAGGTTCTCCCGCCCGGCGACTCCCCGGGCGAAGCCAGCGCGCTCGCCGCGAGTGCGGACGGGAACGACGGGGGCGACGGAACGGGAGGGGGTGGGAGCGGAGCGAACGACCCGGACGAACCGGCGCCCGAACCCGCCCCCGAACTCCTCTCTGACGAGGAGCGCGTCGAGCGCCTGCTCGACCGCAACGGGGGCCGGATGCGCCAGGCCGACATCGTGAAGGAGACGGGCTGGTCGGACGCGAAGGTGTCACAACTGCTCTCGACGATGGCGGAGGACGGCGAGGTCGAGAAACTCCGGCTCGGTCGCGAGAACCTCATCTCGCTGCCCGACGAGGAGGGCGAGGACGGGGACCCGGACGGCGACGATCGCTGA
- a CDS encoding methyltransferase domain-containing protein has translation MGILEDKARARLFYKYFSKIYDTVNPYVWDDRMRNRALEWFDADRDDRVLDVGSGTGFATEGLLNHVDEVHALDQSMGQMEQAFAKFGKHGKVRFYRGDAERLPFKDDSFDKLWSSGSIEYWPNPVDALAEFRRVTKPGGTVLVVGPDYPKTRPFQRLADAIMLFYDAEEAERMFREAGFAEMNHYIQQRHVGTPRAITTVATVPEDDPSVEADSAKRADTSADD, from the coding sequence ATGGGAATCCTCGAGGACAAGGCCAGGGCACGCCTGTTCTACAAGTACTTCTCGAAGATCTACGACACGGTCAACCCGTACGTCTGGGACGACCGGATGCGCAATCGGGCGCTGGAGTGGTTCGACGCCGACCGCGACGACCGGGTGCTTGACGTCGGCTCCGGTACCGGCTTCGCCACCGAGGGCCTGCTCAACCACGTCGACGAGGTCCACGCCCTCGACCAGTCGATGGGGCAGATGGAGCAGGCGTTCGCGAAGTTCGGCAAACACGGGAAGGTGCGCTTCTACCGCGGCGACGCCGAACGGCTGCCCTTCAAGGACGACAGTTTCGACAAGCTGTGGTCCTCCGGTTCCATCGAGTACTGGCCGAACCCGGTCGACGCGCTTGCTGAGTTCCGTCGGGTCACGAAGCCAGGCGGCACGGTCCTCGTCGTCGGTCCCGACTACCCGAAGACGAGGCCGTTCCAGCGGCTCGCCGACGCTATCATGCTGTTCTACGACGCTGAGGAGGCCGAGCGGATGTTCCGCGAGGCGGGGTTCGCGGAGATGAACCACTACATCCAGCAGCGCCACGTCGGCACACCGCGGGCCATCACGACGGTCGCGACCGTCCCGGAGGACGACCCGTCCGTCGAGGCAGATAGCGCGAAACGGGCGGACACGTCGGCCGACGATTGA